In Candidatus Sulfurimonas marisnigri, a single genomic region encodes these proteins:
- the pdxA gene encoding 4-hydroxythreonine-4-phosphate dehydrogenase produces the protein MNKPKISISVGDLNGVGIEIILKAHKEISKLCTPIYCINKYMLEQASKLLHVEIPDDFEISFVDGDFNIEAGKVSAKSGNYSFDSFMHAVRLCETKETDAVVTMPIHKEAWMMAGLEYKGHTDVLRKYFKKDAIMMLGCEEMFVALFTEHIPLKDVASSIEYKKLKQFFLDLHNSIPNEKIAVLGLNPHAGDNGVLGNEELRIYKAIKSANKKLGFEQFVGPIVPDIAFTPEFRKNFKYFIAMYHDQGLAPLKALYFDESINISLNLPIMRASVDHGTAFDISYKGEAKTLSYINAIKHSANILIKP, from the coding sequence ATGAATAAACCAAAAATATCTATAAGTGTTGGTGATTTAAATGGTGTAGGCATTGAGATAATTCTAAAAGCTCATAAAGAGATCTCAAAGTTATGTACTCCTATTTACTGCATTAACAAATATATGCTAGAACAAGCCTCTAAACTTCTACATGTAGAGATCCCTGATGACTTTGAAATATCATTTGTAGATGGCGATTTCAATATAGAAGCAGGAAAAGTGTCTGCTAAATCGGGAAACTACTCATTTGACTCTTTTATGCATGCAGTAAGACTTTGTGAAACTAAAGAAACAGATGCTGTTGTCACTATGCCAATACATAAAGAGGCGTGGATGATGGCAGGATTAGAGTACAAAGGTCATACAGACGTACTTCGTAAATACTTTAAAAAAGATGCGATAATGATGCTTGGATGCGAAGAGATGTTTGTAGCACTATTCACTGAGCATATTCCACTAAAAGATGTAGCTTCCTCTATAGAATATAAAAAGTTAAAACAATTCTTTTTAGATTTACATAACTCTATCCCAAATGAAAAAATTGCAGTTTTGGGTCTAAACCCACATGCAGGAGACAATGGTGTTCTTGGAAACGAAGAGCTAAGAATATACAAGGCAATAAAAAGTGCCAATAAAAAACTTGGTTTTGAGCAGTTTGTAGGTCCAATTGTCCCCGACATAGCATTTACTCCAGAGTTTAGAAAAAACTTTAAATATTTTATAGCAATGTATCACGACCAAGGGCTTGCACCTCTAAAAGCACTTTACTTCGATGAGAGCATAAATATATCTTTGAACCTTCCCATCATGAGAGCATCTGTAGATCACGGAACTGCTTTTGATATTTCGTACAAGGGTGAAGCCAAAACTCTTAGCTATATAAATGCAATAAAGCACTCTGCAAACATCCTAATTAAGCCTTAG
- a CDS encoding pyridoxine 5'-phosphate synthase, translating to MTLGVNIDHVAVLREARRVNDPDILNALYVACASGADQITIHLREDRRHIQDIDASNILKHSTLPVNLECSINRDILSIVCKLKPHRATLVPEKREEVTTEGGLDVFTYEDEISYAIEQLHDSIIPVSLFVDPTLQAIEKSKELGAEMVELHTGSFANVFAMLNSSLSHSNHSIKELELPRYELQERLENSIEDIINAAKHAKKIGLEVAAGHGLNYHNVSYMMKIQEITELNIGQSIIARSVFSGLANAVKEMKRLTTR from the coding sequence ATGACACTAGGTGTAAACATAGACCATGTAGCAGTTTTAAGAGAAGCAAGAAGGGTAAATGACCCAGATATTTTAAATGCGCTTTATGTGGCATGTGCAAGTGGCGCCGACCAAATAACTATTCATTTGAGAGAAGACAGAAGACATATACAAGACATTGATGCATCAAATATTTTAAAGCACTCTACTCTGCCTGTAAACCTTGAGTGCTCTATAAATAGAGATATATTAAGCATAGTTTGCAAACTGAAGCCTCACCGTGCTACTTTGGTTCCTGAAAAAAGAGAAGAGGTAACAACAGAGGGTGGACTTGATGTTTTCACTTATGAAGATGAAATTTCTTATGCTATTGAACAACTTCATGACTCTATAATTCCTGTTTCACTATTTGTTGACCCTACTTTACAAGCTATAGAAAAATCTAAGGAATTAGGAGCAGAGATGGTAGAGCTTCATACCGGAAGCTTTGCAAATGTTTTCGCTATGCTTAACTCTTCACTCTCTCACTCCAACCACTCTATAAAAGAGCTAGAACTTCCACGCTATGAACTTCAAGAGAGACTTGAGAATTCAATAGAAGATATTATAAATGCTGCTAAACATGCTAAAAAGATTGGTCTTGAAGTAGCAGCTGGGCATGGACTAAACTATCACAATGTATCTTATATGATGAAGATACAAGAGATTACAGAACTAAATATTGGCCAAAGCATAATTGCCAGAAGTGTTTTTAGCGGTTTGGCTAATGCTGTAAAAGAGATGAAAAGGTTGACTACTAGATGA
- a CDS encoding sensor histidine kinase, with protein sequence MIIINYKKLSLWFYASNKEVIVENYINEGNVYISIAEQTDSLTLNICDNAGGVNEDIINKIFEPYFSTKGEKDGTGLGLYMSKTIVEKHIGGTLSVYNSDDGACFEIKLPLSAKV encoded by the coding sequence ATGATTATTATAAATTATAAAAAATTAAGTTTATGGTTTTATGCTAGCAATAAAGAAGTAATAGTAGAAAATTACATCAATGAAGGAAATGTCTATATATCTATAGCGGAGCAAACAGATAGCCTAACTCTTAATATCTGTGATAATGCCGGCGGAGTGAATGAAGATATAATTAATAAAATTTTTGAGCCATATTTTTCAACCAAAGGTGAGAAAGATGGGACAGGTTTGGGTCTTTATATGAGTAAAACTATAGTTGAGAAGCATATAGGCGGTACATTATCTGTGTATAACTCAGATGATGGTGCTTGTTTTGAGATAAAACTACCTCTAAGCGCAAAAGTTTAG